The following proteins come from a genomic window of Meles meles chromosome 1, mMelMel3.1 paternal haplotype, whole genome shotgun sequence:
- the SPRR4 gene encoding small proline-rich protein 4, whose translation MSSQWQQLKQGLPWKAQQQQVKQPCQSPAVRCQETCTPQTKDPCALQPKKKCPPKDTVIPNQHKCPMAHQAPKNKQK comes from the coding sequence ATGTCTTCTCAGTGGCAGCAGCTGAAGCAGGGCCTGCCCTGGAAGGCCCAGCAGCAGCAGGTGAAGCAACCCTGTCAGTCACCTGCTGTCAGATGTCAAGAAACATGTACACCACAAACCAAGGATCCATGTGCTCTGCAGCCCAAGAAAAAATGCCCACCCAAGGACACAGTGATCCCCAACCAGCACAAGTGTCCCATGGCCCATCAAGCCCCCAAGAATAAACAGAAGTAA